The genome window TCGCTTCCTGCGTAGACCGGAAATCTGGTGGACCGCAGCGCGGTCTTTTTTTATCCATGAATACCTTGTGTAGGTGTATCTGGCGGGATGTCTGTACGAATTTTTCATTTCGATGAGAACTCGCCACACTTTGCGAGGTATTAAACCGGGAGGAAGCATGAAGGGCTTGAAAATGGTTGGCATGAAGTGTATCGGCAACAAGAAGCTGCTGGAGGAACCGCTATCGCGTATTGGGGTCTTTGCCTCGCGTTCGGAGGATCCCGCCGTGGGAATCATTCGCGAACAGTGGGCCATGAAAAAGGGCAGGGAACATCGCTGTATTGTAGGAACATTCCATTCCAAGGCGGAGTGCGAGTTGCTCTATTTCGTGTTGAAATATGGAGGCTATGCCGTATGGTTTATGGGCTGTAGCCTTCCGCCGAAACTTCCAGATTTTTGCAAACGTGCGATTCGCAGTCGAAGGCTTCTTATCGTGTCTTGTTTTAATTCAGAGCATCATTCTTATGCTAGGGCACGCTACTGCGCTCACCTGGTTGATATGTGCACCAGCTATCTGGTTGTCTGGTCCATGAAGGAAAATGGGATGATCGCTCCTATTTATAACAGGGCTGTTACCAAGGGAAAGTGGGTGGAATGTTTTTAATAATTATGTACAAAGTGATACAACTAAAACAAGCCGCTGATTGACTTATAACGAGTAGAACTGGGCTAGGTGGAAATAATCACTAAAAAAAGACCCCGCCTTTGCGGAGTCTTTTAATTTCTTGCGTTGTAAGGTTCGCCGTAAGGTTGCGAACCTTGGGCGCCATCTTACTCGGTAAGACGCAGCGGCATCAGCAGGAAGCTGAAGCCCATGTCTTCGCCGACCGGTTCGATAATGCAAGCGCTGATGGGGTTGTTCATCTTGAGAACAACTTCTTCGCTCTTGCACATGCCGAGGATTTCGGAAATGTAGCGACCATCGAAACCAATGCTGAAGCTGCCTTCACCGTTGTGGGTAACAGCGATGGAGTCGCGAGATTCGCCGCCTACATCCGGGTCGGTTGCAGACAGTTCCATGTTGTTGCCGTTGATCTGGAAACGGATCTGGTGAGTACGGGGATTAGCCATCGGCAAGATGCTGCGGACCTTGTTCTGCAGGTCGGTAACGTTAGCCTGTACGGTACGTTCGAAGTTCTGCGGAATCACGGCGCGGTAGTTGGGATAGGGGCCTTCGTACAGCTTGGAAATAATCTGGGTGTTGCCGGTGCTGAACAGGATGTGGGTCTCGGTAGTACGGACTTCGATTTGTTCGTCGTTCTTGGCCAGGCGGAGAATCTGCTGGAGAACCTTGGGCAGGATAATCACGCCACCGTCGAGGTTGGCGCCTTCCTGTTCGATGCTTGCGCGGCCCATGCGGTGACCGTCGGTAGCAACCATGGAAACCTTGCCGTCTACGGCTTCGAGGAACACGCCGTTCAAGTTCTGGCGGGTGGAGTCGCTAGAAACTGCAAATGCGGTCTTTTCGACGAGGAATGCAAGTTCGCTAGCTGCAAAGGTAAGGGAAGTGCTTTCGACTTCGGGGAACGGAGGGAAGTCGCTGGCGTCAAAACCCATGAGGGAGGACTGACCGAGGTCGCTCCACTTGATGCGGGTCAGGTAATCCTGGACGTCTACACTGATAGTTTCGATGGAGGGGTCTACCAGAGCCTTGACCACTTCGGAGAACTTGCGGGCGTTGATAAGGACTTCGCCGTCGCGTTCGCCGTTTACTTCAAGTTTGGTCCTGATACCCAGGTTCAAGTCCGTAGCGCAGAGCTCGAGGATGTTGCCTTCGAGGCGCAGGGAGAAGTTGTTAAGAATCTGAAGGGTAGACTTGTTAGGAATTGCGGTAATTGCAGTCTGCAGAGCTTCCTGCAATGCGGCCTTTTTGACTTCAAACTTCATTTATGCGCCTCTCTGGATAAGCATGGTGCCCACGAAGAAAACCACGGCGACGGTTGCGATAGCAACAATCACCCAAGTATTCAAGGCATTCTTTTTCTTGGGCGTAAAATTCTTTACGGTTTGTTTTGCGTGTCTACGATCCTTACGACTCATAGAATTCTCCATTTTGTTTACAGATAAAAAACTAATTTTTTTATGGACACGAGGAAATTTTTTATGGATAAAACACCTCTAAATAAGCTTAAAAACAAGGCTGTGGGATTTGCATCCACTGCTCTTTTGCGTGTAGAACTGGCAACCGAGGAATCCAAGCTGAAAAAGCGCTTCCAGGCACTGGGCCAGAAGCTCCACGGAGCCGTTCGCGACGACCTGCTTGCAACCATCAAGGACGACCCCTCTGTAGTGGAACTGTTGGGCGCCATCGAGGAGCAGAAGCGCCGTATCAAGGACCTTGAAGACCGAATCAACAACCCGGGCGAAGCTGAAAGTGAAGAAGCTTGAGATTCACGTATTCCCCAACAAGACCTCTAGCGGAAAGAGCTTTAGCCTTTCCCTGGTGAAGGCCGTACTCTTTGTGCTTTGCGTTGTGGCTGCCGTGGCCGGCTACCTGATGTTCTCTCCCGTTTCGATTTTAGACAACATAACGAGCGGAAACATTACGGCTCTCCATCGTCAGAATTCCTCCATCCGTAAGGAACTGAAGACGATTCGTGCTTCCGTTGACGAATCCATCCTCAAGGCGGAAGAGACCCGCGCCCTTCGCGATAGCACCCTTCGAAAGAGCGGCCTTGGCTTTGCGCTGGAATCTTCCGTTGATTACGAACAAACTATTGAATCCAGGAAGAGCCTGATGGAAATGGAATCCACCTTCAAGAAGCTGCTGACTGCTCTTGAAAAGGACAGCGCCCTGGCGGCGAAGATTCCGGTGCTCCATCCCCTAAAAAATGGACATGCCATCAAGAAGCGTTTCGAGATGGTGTACGATCCCTTTACTGATAGCGAGTTGCCCCATCGCGGAATTGACTACGTGGCGGTTGAAGGCGATACGGTCTATGCGACCGGTGCGGGCTTTGTAAGCGAAATCCGCAGCCATCGCGGCTTTGGACTTTCCATGAAGATTGAGCATGCCAAGAGTGTCCGCACGTTCTACGCCCACTTGGGCAAGGCCCTTGTGCCGCCGGAATCCCTGGTGCGTCGCGGTCAGCCCATTGCCATCATTGGCGAAAGCGGTCGTGAAACCAGCGTTGGCCTGCATTATGAAATCCGAGTCAAGGGAAATCCGATTAATCCGGAACTGTTCTTTATAACAAAATAGGCTCAAGACTTTTGGTACAGGGTTTGAGGAACGAGGTCTATATGTCAAATTCCGCTTTTGAACAGAATGTAATTGCCCTGGTATGGGACTGCGACAAGACTCTCATCAGCTCCTATATGCAGGAGCCGTTGTTCCGTTACTTCAATATCGACGGAGCAAAATTCTGGGCCGAGGTGAATGCCCTGAAGGCTCGCTACGGCGCCCAGGGAATTTCTGTCAATTCTGACACTTGCTACCTGAATCACATCTTGACCTATGTGAAGGCGGGTATCTTCAAGGGACTTTCCAACAAGCTTCTTCGTGAGTTCGGAAAGGAACTGAAATTCTATCCCGGTCTTCCCGACTTCTTTGGCGAAATCAAGAAACTGATCGAGGAAGACCCCAAGTACATGGCTTTTGACATCCGGGTGGAGCATTACGTGGTCAGCACCGGCTTTGCGGAAACCATCAAGGGTAGCGCCATCGCGCCCTATGTGGATGGCGTATTTGGCTGCGAGTTCATCGAGGACGTTTTGCAGCCTGGTTTCTTGGACGGTAACATCACCCTGGGTTCTATCGACCACAAGGGTCTCCAGAATGACGCTGTGTCGAACGTCACCCTGGGTTCTATCGACCACAAGGGTCTCCAGAATGACGCTGTATCGAACGTCCCCCTGGGTTCTATCGACCACAAGGGTCTCCAGAATGACGCTGTGTCGAACGTCACCCTGGGTTCTATCGACCACAAGGGGCTCCAGAATGACGCTGTGTCGAACGTCACCCTGGGTTCTATCGACCACAAGGGTTTCCAGAATGACGCTGTATCGAACGTCACCCTGGAGGGAGGCACGACCGATAGGGTCCAAGAAATCTCCCAGATCGCCTGCGCCCTGGATAACACTTCCAAGACCCGCTATCTTTTCGAGATCAACAAGGGTAGCAACAAGTATCCCGAGACCATCGACGTCAATTCCTCCATCGCTCGAGAAGTCCGCCGTGTTCCCTTCCAGAACATGGTGTACATCGCCGACGGCCCCAGTGACGTACCCGCCTTCAGTATCCTGAATTATAACGGCGGCAGCACCTTTGCGGTTTACCCCAAGGGCGACGTAAAGGGCTTCAAGCAGGTGGACGCTCTCCGCCGTGATGGCCGTGTGCAGATGTTCGGCGAGGCGGACTACAGCCCTGCCACCCAATCCTGGATGTGGCTTACGGAAAAGGCCCGTGCCATCGCCGACAAGATCGTGGAAGTGAAGCAGGCCGCCATCAAGAACAGCGCCGGCGCTCCGCCAACCCATTTGAACTGACGCTTATACAGATTTTGTTACATACAAATTAAATCAGGTGGATTCCCATTTCGTTCAGGAATCGGTTCAGGCAGAAGAGCCCGAAGCCAAGCAGAAAGATCTGGATGATGATAAAGGGGATGGGATGTTCCCTGAAATGATAGTCGCTGCCCTGGTGGGAAATGGTTCCGCGAACGATGTTGCTTATGAACCAGGCAAAGAATATAAGGGATAGTATCAGGGCCATGTTGCTGTCTCTTGCCCCCTAATATAGAAATTTGCGGCTTTGGTGCTGTTCGTTCCCCCACGGGGGCGTTGCGGGGTCTCCCCGCAGAGGGGGTAGGGAAAGACAGTGAAACAGGCTTGAACGAGGGGGAGGCTTCCCCCTCTCCACATAATGGCGTTTTTCGCCCTTATTGCCCCTGTCTCGTAATTCATAAATCGTAAATCATAATTATATTTAGAGTCCCCAGTTATATGGGGAAGTTTTATCGACTATCATGTTTTTGAA of Fibrobacter sp. contains these proteins:
- a CDS encoding M23 family metallopeptidase; this translates as MKKLEIHVFPNKTSSGKSFSLSLVKAVLFVLCVVAAVAGYLMFSPVSILDNITSGNITALHRQNSSIRKELKTIRASVDESILKAEETRALRDSTLRKSGLGFALESSVDYEQTIESRKSLMEMESTFKKLLTALEKDSALAAKIPVLHPLKNGHAIKKRFEMVYDPFTDSELPHRGIDYVAVEGDTVYATGAGFVSEIRSHRGFGLSMKIEHAKSVRTFYAHLGKALVPPESLVRRGQPIAIIGESGRETSVGLHYEIRVKGNPINPELFFITK
- the dnaN gene encoding DNA polymerase III subunit beta, yielding MKFEVKKAALQEALQTAITAIPNKSTLQILNNFSLRLEGNILELCATDLNLGIRTKLEVNGERDGEVLINARKFSEVVKALVDPSIETISVDVQDYLTRIKWSDLGQSSLMGFDASDFPPFPEVESTSLTFAASELAFLVEKTAFAVSSDSTRQNLNGVFLEAVDGKVSMVATDGHRMGRASIEQEGANLDGGVIILPKVLQQILRLAKNDEQIEVRTTETHILFSTGNTQIISKLYEGPYPNYRAVIPQNFERTVQANVTDLQNKVRSILPMANPRTHQIRFQINGNNMELSATDPDVGGESRDSIAVTHNGEGSFSIGFDGRYISEILGMCKSEEVVLKMNNPISACIIEPVGEDMGFSFLLMPLRLTE